A genome region from Nitrospira sp. includes the following:
- a CDS encoding DMT family transporter: MPQFALLLTTFVWGATFPATKAALEQISPLSFLFLRFLLGSLVVFGVLLLMRRRLTCDAYMVRASAIATAWLFLGYVLQTVGLRYTTASNSAFITVLYVVFVPLYLRRLGVHTWVSNGIALLGLWLLVRPTASANLGDLLTMGSAAAFAAHMVCLERYTRVADPVSLFAWQLLLMTLAMLGAMWWEPPTLAMFEPSRVLVVGLVVTGVLATGAFAVQMWAQRLLPAQQVALLFAAEPAVAAWLAWYFLGENLDAQGWFGSAMILGGVLLGSWVTGESSPAHQGPSTARSEGG; encoded by the coding sequence ATGCCTCAATTCGCGCTGCTCCTCACGACTTTTGTGTGGGGAGCGACGTTTCCGGCCACGAAGGCCGCGCTCGAACAAATCTCTCCACTCTCGTTTCTCTTCCTTCGATTTCTCCTTGGATCGCTCGTTGTGTTCGGGGTCTTGCTGCTCATGCGCCGCCGATTGACCTGCGACGCCTATATGGTACGAGCAAGTGCGATCGCAACTGCGTGGCTCTTCCTCGGCTATGTGTTGCAAACCGTGGGGCTCCGCTATACGACGGCATCGAACTCCGCCTTTATCACGGTCTTGTACGTGGTGTTTGTGCCGCTGTACTTACGTCGCTTGGGCGTCCATACCTGGGTGTCTAACGGGATTGCGCTGCTTGGCTTGTGGCTTCTGGTGAGGCCGACGGCCTCCGCTAATCTTGGGGATCTCCTCACGATGGGGAGCGCGGCGGCATTCGCCGCCCATATGGTCTGCCTGGAACGGTACACCCGGGTGGCAGATCCGGTCTCGTTGTTCGCGTGGCAACTGTTGTTGATGACCCTGGCCATGTTGGGCGCCATGTGGTGGGAACCGCCGACGCTTGCGATGTTTGAGCCAAGCCGCGTCCTAGTCGTCGGGTTGGTGGTGACCGGCGTGTTGGCGACCGGTGCGTTTGCGGTACAAATGTGGGCACAGCGGCTGTTGCCTGCCCAGCAGGTTGCTTTGCTGTTTGCGGCCGAGCCGGCCGTCGCGGCCTGGCTGGCCTGGTATTTCCTGGGCGAAAACCTGGATGCGCAAGGGTGGTTCGGGAGTGCGATGATTCTCGGCGGCGTCCTGCTCGGATCGTGGGTGACGGGTGAATCGTCACCGGCGCATCAGGGGCCTTCGACGGCGCGCTCAGAAGGAGGCTGA
- a CDS encoding acyl-CoA desaturase has translation MSSDLHPLTLPKNGELPKTDAQPGEHPTSDGAWITIIRWFDSWAGIEKMQTDTAPPTVDWLRAIPLIIVHLLCLGVFIVGWSWVAVGVAAAFYFIRMFAITGWYHRYFSHRTFKTSRACQFAFALLGSSCAQRGPLWWGGHHRHHHIYSDKPEDTHSVRQGGFLWAHIGWISSKKFFPPRLKSIGDFAKFPELVFLDRFDTLVPTICGFGMFGLGKLLETYAPSLGTNGPQMLIWGFFVSTVALLHGTCTINSLSHVYGSQRYKTGDDSKNNFILAMITLGEGWHNNHHYYAASTRQGFYWWEIDITYYMLRGLQALGLIWDIREVPAHVREGKNKLA, from the coding sequence ATGAGTAGTGATCTGCATCCGCTCACCTTACCTAAAAACGGTGAGCTCCCCAAAACCGATGCACAGCCAGGAGAACATCCCACGAGCGATGGAGCCTGGATTACCATCATACGCTGGTTTGACTCCTGGGCAGGCATTGAGAAAATGCAAACGGATACCGCGCCGCCGACAGTCGACTGGCTGCGGGCCATCCCGCTCATCATCGTGCACCTGCTCTGCCTGGGCGTGTTCATCGTCGGATGGAGCTGGGTCGCCGTAGGAGTCGCAGCAGCGTTCTACTTCATACGCATGTTCGCCATCACGGGCTGGTACCATCGCTATTTCTCGCACCGTACCTTCAAGACCTCCCGGGCCTGCCAATTTGCCTTTGCCTTGCTCGGATCTTCCTGTGCGCAACGAGGCCCGCTCTGGTGGGGCGGACACCATCGCCATCACCACATCTATTCAGATAAACCCGAAGATACCCACTCGGTGCGCCAAGGGGGATTTCTCTGGGCTCATATCGGCTGGATCAGCTCCAAGAAATTTTTCCCGCCGCGCCTCAAGAGCATCGGCGATTTCGCCAAGTTTCCGGAGCTGGTCTTCCTGGATCGATTCGACACCCTGGTCCCGACGATTTGCGGATTCGGCATGTTCGGCCTCGGCAAACTCTTAGAGACCTATGCCCCAAGCCTCGGCACGAATGGTCCGCAGATGCTCATCTGGGGATTCTTCGTCTCCACCGTCGCGCTGCTCCACGGCACCTGCACAATCAACTCGCTTTCACACGTGTACGGATCCCAGCGTTACAAGACGGGTGACGACAGCAAGAACAATTTCATCCTGGCCATGATCACTCTCGGTGAGGGCTGGCACAACAATCATCACTACTATGCCGCCTCAACCCGCCAAGGGTTCTACTGGTGGGAAATCGACATCACCTACTACATGCTGAGGGGCTTGCAAGCGCTGGGACTGATCTGGGACATTCGGGAAGTGCCCGCGCATGTGCGGGAAGGTAAGAATAAACTCGCCTGA
- the hemE gene encoding uroporphyrinogen decarboxylase: protein MNDRFLKACRREPVDCTPVWFMRQAGRYMVEYRRLREKHSILDLCKTPELAAQVTLQPIDRFALDAAIIFADILLPLEPMGLSLEFAEGEGPIIHNPVRDRAAVDGLKVIDERDLQYVMDAISLTRKMLAGRVPLIGFAGAPFTLASYAIEGGSSRNYIHTKQMMYREPETWHRLMDKFARVITGYLRRQIKAGAQAVQLFDSWVGCLSAGDYAEYVMPHVQLIFEGLKHEGVPLIHFGTGTTAILKAMRQAGGDVIGIDWRIPIDEAWALVGHDRAVQGNLDPVTLFGPISEIERRVTDILRRAAGRPGHIFNLGHGILPNTPVENVAATIDLVHKLSTR, encoded by the coding sequence ATGAATGATCGATTTCTGAAAGCGTGCCGGCGCGAACCGGTTGATTGCACGCCGGTCTGGTTCATGCGCCAGGCAGGCCGGTACATGGTTGAATATCGCCGGTTACGAGAAAAACATTCCATTCTCGATCTGTGTAAGACGCCTGAATTGGCGGCGCAGGTCACGTTGCAGCCGATCGACCGGTTTGCCCTCGATGCCGCCATTATTTTCGCCGATATTCTGCTTCCGCTCGAGCCGATGGGGCTCTCTCTGGAGTTTGCGGAGGGCGAGGGGCCGATCATCCACAATCCCGTGCGGGATCGGGCGGCTGTGGATGGGCTGAAGGTCATCGATGAGAGGGACCTGCAGTACGTGATGGATGCGATCAGTCTGACCCGCAAGATGCTGGCCGGTCGGGTGCCTCTGATCGGGTTTGCCGGGGCGCCCTTTACGCTGGCCAGTTATGCCATTGAAGGTGGAAGCTCGCGGAACTACATTCATACGAAACAGATGATGTATCGCGAGCCGGAGACCTGGCATCGTTTGATGGATAAATTCGCACGCGTGATTACCGGCTATCTTCGTCGTCAGATCAAGGCCGGCGCCCAGGCCGTGCAGCTCTTCGATAGCTGGGTCGGGTGTCTCTCAGCCGGGGATTATGCCGAATACGTCATGCCGCATGTGCAGCTGATTTTCGAGGGGCTCAAGCACGAAGGCGTCCCGCTGATTCATTTCGGCACCGGGACCACGGCGATCCTCAAGGCCATGCGCCAGGCCGGTGGTGACGTGATCGGGATCGATTGGCGCATTCCGATCGACGAGGCCTGGGCCCTGGTGGGCCACGATCGCGCGGTGCAGGGGAACCTCGATCCGGTGACGTTGTTTGGACCGATCTCCGAGATCGAGCGGCGCGTGACGGACATTCTCCGACGGGCCGCAGGGCGTCCGGGCCACATTTTCAATCTGGGTCACGGAATTCTCCCGAATACCCCCGTGGAGAATGTCGCCGCCACGATCGATCTGGTGCATAAGCTGAGTACGCGGTGA
- the hemH gene encoding ferrochelatase yields the protein MSGSVAKQPVAVLLMAMGGPDCLENVAPYLLDVRGGRPTSPELIAEIRERYRVTGGKSPVLDVTREVARALEQRLNMSGHAYYRCYVGLRHWHPFIKETYTELLDALPDRIIGLCMAPQYSSLSIGAYRKKVEEARAELANETPISFVKSWHRHPLLIAAIVDNIRRTLERFPAEVRGQVPVLFTAHSLPERVVAMKDPYPEEVKGTAQAVCEQLGTQPTRFAYQSQGRSGEKWLGPSVEEALAELAQEGHRQVLVAPIGFICDHVETLFDIDIELTQLARTKGLQLERIPMLNASAPLIDMLMSVVEAHESSLVH from the coding sequence GTGAGCGGGTCTGTGGCGAAGCAGCCGGTTGCTGTCTTGCTCATGGCCATGGGCGGCCCCGATTGCCTCGAGAATGTGGCGCCGTATCTCCTGGATGTTCGCGGTGGACGACCAACCTCGCCTGAACTGATTGCGGAAATCCGCGAGCGATATCGGGTGACCGGCGGAAAGTCTCCGGTGCTCGATGTCACGCGTGAGGTCGCGCGGGCATTGGAGCAGCGCTTAAATATGTCGGGTCACGCGTACTACCGCTGTTATGTGGGGTTGCGGCACTGGCATCCGTTCATCAAGGAAACCTACACGGAACTGCTCGATGCCCTTCCGGACCGCATCATTGGGTTGTGCATGGCCCCGCAGTATTCTTCGCTCAGCATCGGCGCCTATCGAAAGAAGGTTGAAGAGGCGCGTGCTGAACTTGCCAACGAGACCCCGATCAGCTTCGTCAAGAGTTGGCATCGCCATCCGCTCTTGATCGCCGCCATTGTCGACAATATTCGCCGGACGCTGGAGCGATTCCCCGCCGAGGTGCGTGGGCAGGTGCCAGTCTTGTTTACCGCGCACAGTTTGCCGGAGCGGGTCGTGGCCATGAAGGACCCCTATCCTGAAGAAGTCAAAGGAACGGCTCAGGCGGTCTGCGAACAACTCGGGACTCAGCCGACGCGGTTTGCCTATCAAAGCCAGGGACGATCGGGAGAGAAATGGCTTGGGCCATCGGTCGAGGAGGCCTTGGCGGAATTGGCGCAGGAAGGCCATCGCCAGGTGCTGGTGGCGCCGATCGGTTTCATCTGCGACCATGTGGAAACCCTGTTTGATATCGATATTGAGCTCACGCAGCTGGCCCGGACGAAGGGACTCCAGCTGGAACGTATTCCCATGTTGAACGCCTCGGCTCCCCTGATCGACATGTTGATGTCGGTGGTGGAGGCGCACGAGTCTTCGCTCGTCCATTAG